One region of Mugil cephalus isolate CIBA_MC_2020 chromosome 17, CIBA_Mcephalus_1.1, whole genome shotgun sequence genomic DNA includes:
- the LOC125024028 gene encoding uncharacterized protein LOC125024028 has protein sequence MEKQTQSQNTIFSRLNPPQYEHLKPLSSYSRMITCDQSSSLHQAGEFSNPFINFKIEVVNIGANKRKLDYSSSDDGYETPAKLPYSPTALSPDLGCFMDYCSPAASHDSVPPVANTNPAYLEAQGARSEIKQTRHFRQLSDRVGSGSSTDPRREQETVPRNLKNGRVLVNAAPAFDHDVNDILCLNPFSTYTAGEISDKVDASKNPAGNTFPRKPLLIPTVAHGKGKETRAGQVEKGQGELRKVKKEMCVTLKDMAEDKGYFTMSYRNERKAGKTLPQPIARRPPTANPVPLLRTVETEPPEDECHPERLSEPRCRDQALVSGQCFSFTEDVLCGTVGRLTEPVNFPVESLEGEDAELWRIGPPVFESSICQSVTVELDAASEQNRQVSEKVQVGATGTVHECQDSLSGQGTTLDTSYETTLPLQVQVKSKVVLSNQHTSKPKAPLPAGSNTKPTKPNEDTAGQTAKCRARKRPVVFSREEDWEVEKRKYVNSVISHMNEKPGAAKGVLFELSNLMTNVADENMNSKEWQHPSDLSCRNYQKHLGSAPPKMTLNSWMAKNGVTYRRFENVPKIFERSYVQ, from the exons atgGAAAAGCAAACGCAATCCCAAAACACAATATTCTCAAGGCTCAATCCGCCCCAGTATGAACACTTGAAGCCTCTTTCCTCATATTCGAGGATGATCACTTGTGACCAATCTTCCAGCCTCCATCAAGCTGGTGAATTTTCGAAtccatttattaattttaaaatcgAAGTAGTCAACATTGgggcaaataaaagaaaattggACTATTCCAGTTCTGATGATGGTTATGAAACGCCAGCAAAGTTGCCCTATAGTCCAACAGCTTTGTCTCCGGACCTTGGGTGTTTCATGGACTACTGCAGCCCTGCCGCAAGCCACGATTCAGTGCCACCTGTTGCCAACACCAACCCTGCATATTTAGAGGCACAAGGCGCTaggagtgaaataaaacaaacccgGCACTTTCGGCAGCTCTCGGATCGTGTGGGATCTGGGTCATCAACAGATCCAAGGAGGGAGCAGGAGACTGTACCCCGCAATCTGAAGAATGGGAGGGTCCTCGTAAATGCTGCGCCTGCGTTTGACCATGATGTTAATGACATCTTGTGCCTCAATCCCTTTAGCACTTATACAGCTGGGGAAATTTCAGACAAAGTAGACGCCTCTAAGAATCCAGCTGGTAACACATTTCCGAGGAAGCCCCTCTTAATTCCCACTGTGGCACATGGAAAAGGGAAGGAAACAAGAGCTGGGCAAGTCGAAAAAGGACAAGGGGAGCTGAGGAAagtgaagaaagaaatgtgtgtcactttgaAAGACATGGCAGAAGATAAAGGATATTTCACCATGTCCTACAGAAATGAGCGTAAAGCTGGAAAGACCCTCCCTCAGCCAATAGCCCGCCGGCCGCCCACAGCTAACCCCGTCCCCCTGCTCCGGACAGTGGAGACTGAACCGCCAGAGGATGAATGTCATCCTGAACGTTTATCGGAGCCGCGGTGTCGCGATCAAGCCTTGGTGTCTGGACAGTGCTTTTCCTTCACAGAGGATGTCTTGTGTGGTACCGTGGGGAGATTGACGGAGCCTGTGAACTTTCCTGTGGAGTCTTTAGAAGGTGAAGATGCTGAGTTGTGGCGTATCGGTCCACCTGTGTTTGAATCATCCATATGCCAGAGCGTGACAGTGGAGTTGGATGCTGCTAGTGAGCAGAATAGGCAGGTGTCTGAGAAGGTGCAGGTTGGTGCGACCGGGACTGTTCATGAGTGTCAGGACTCACTCAGTGGACAGGGCACCACTTTGGACACGTCCTACGAGACTACATTACCACTCCAAGTGCAG GTGAAATCAAAAGTGGTCCTTTCCAACCAGCACACCAGCAAACCAAAAGCCCCCCTCCCCGCGGGGTCCAACACTAAGCCAACGAAGCCAAACGAGGACACAGCTGGTCAGACGGCCAAATGTAGAGCAAGGAAAAG gcCTGTGGTGTTCAGCAGGGAGGAGGACTGGGAGGTAGAAAAAAGGAAGTATGTCAATTCAGTTATCAGCCACATGAACGAAAAACCAGGAGCAGCTAAAG gTGTCCTATTTGAGCTGAGCAACCTGATGACCAATGTGGCCGATGAGAACATGAACAGCAAAGAGTGGCAGCATCCGTCAGATCTCTCATGCAG AAACTACCAAAAACATCTCGGAAGCGCACCACCAAAGATGACCCTTAACAGCTGGATGGCCAAGAACGGTGTGACATACAGGCGGTTTGAGAACGTCCCAAAGATCTTTGAGAGGAGTTACGTCCAATAA